One genomic segment of Diceros bicornis minor isolate mBicDic1 chromosome 25, mDicBic1.mat.cur, whole genome shotgun sequence includes these proteins:
- the CRELD2 gene encoding protein disulfide isomerase CRELD2, whose amino-acid sequence MRPPAPAALGLLLLLLPPPPPVQAAKKPTPCQRCRELVDKFNQGMVDTAKKNFGGGNTAWEEKTLSKYEFSEVRLLEIMESLCGSSDFECNRLLEEQEEHLEAWWLRLKKEHPDLFEWFCVKTLKVCCYPGTYGPDCLPCQGGSERPCSGNGHCKGDGSRQGDGSCQCHIGYQGALCDDCMDGYFSSLRNETHSICTACDESCKMCTGPTNKDCNQCEVGWVREDGTCVDVDECAAETPPCSDQQYCENVNGSFLCEECDSTCVGCTGKGPGQCKECIPGYTKENGQCTDVDECSLSEKACVRKNENCYNTPGSYVCVCPEGFEETEDACVQTQTAGDEVTEESPAELPSREDL is encoded by the exons ATGCGCCCGCCGGCCCCGGCCGCgctggggctgctgctgctgctgctgccgccgccgccgcccgtcCAGGCCGCCAAGAAGCCGACGCCCTGCCAGCGCTGCCGGGAGCTGGTGGACAAGTTCAACCAG GGAATGGTGGACACAGCGAAGAAGAACTTCGGCGGCGGGAACACGGCTTGGGAGGAAAAGACGCTGTCCAAGTATGAATTCAG TGAGGTCCGCCTACTGGAGATTATGGAGAGCCTGTGTGGGAGCAGCGACTTCGAGTGCAACAGGCTgctggaggagcaggaggagcacCTGGAGGCCTGGTGGCTCCGGCT GAAGAAGGAGCATCCGGACTTATTTGAATGGTTTTGTGTGAAAACACTGAAAGTTTGCTGTTATCCGGGAACTTATGGGCCGGACTGCCTCC CGTGCCAGGGTGGGTCCGAGAGGCCCTGCAGCGGGAATGGCCACTGCAAGGGAGATGGCAGCCGACAAGGAGACGGGTCCTGCCAGTGCCACATAGGGTACCAGGGAGCTCTGTGCGACGACTGCATGGACGGCTACTTCAGCTCGCTGAGGAATGAGACGCACAGCATCTGCACAG cctgTGACGAGTCGTGTAAGATGTGCACTGGCCCTACCAACAAAGACTGCAACCAGTGCGAAGTGGGCTGGGTGCGCGAGGATGGCACCTGCGTGG ATGTGGACGAGTGTGCGGCGGAGACGCCCCCCTGCAGCGACCAGCAGTACTGCGAGAACGTCAACGGCTCGTTCCTGTGCGAAG AATGTGATTCCACCTGTGTGGGCTGCACAGGGAAGGGTCCAGGACAGTGTAAAGAGTGCATCCCTGGCTACACTAAAGAAAACGGCCAGTGTACAG ATGTAGACGAGTGCTCACTCTCAGAAAAAGCATGTGTGAGAAAAAACGAAAACTGCTACAATACTCCCGGGAGTTATGTGTGCGTGTGCCCTGAAGGCTTTGAAGAAACAGAAGACGCTTGTGTGCAGACGCAGACGGCGGGGGACG aagtCACAGAAGAAAGCCCAGCAGAGCTTCCCTCCCGAGAAGATTTATAA